Genomic DNA from Streptomyces sp. NBC_01571:
GGTCGTGGCGATGGCGGCCTATCTGGTCGTCACCGTCGCCCTGGTCGCCTCGACGGCGGCCCTGGACGAGGCGGCGCAGGTCGCGGTGTCGATCGCCAGTTTCGTTCTGCTGCTGGTCGGTGGGCCGATCGCGGTGGAGACGCTCAGCCACGGCCGTTCGCTGGGGAAGCTGGCGTTCGGGCTGCGGGTGGTCCGGGACGACGGGGGGCCGATCCGGTTCCGGCACGCGCTGGTGCGCGGTGCCATCGGGGTGGTCGAGATCCTGATGACGTTCGGGATCGTCGCGTGCATCGCCTCGCTCGTGTCGGAGCGGGGGCGGCGGCTCGGTGACGTGTTCGCCGGGACGCTCGTCGTACGGGAGCGGATTCCGGCCGGGCGGAGCGCGTTCGTGCCTCCCCCGCCGCCCTGGTTGGCGGGACGTTTCTCCGGGCTCGACCTGTCGGCGGTGCCGGACGGGCTGTGGCTGGCCGTCCGCCAGTACCTGACGCGGATGCGGCAGCTGGATCCGCAGGTCGGTGCGGCGATGGCGGAGCGGCTGGCCTCGGATCTCGCCGCCCGTACCGGGGCGCCCGCGCCACAGGGTGTCCCGGCGGCCGCGTATCTGGCGGCCGTGGTGCACGAACGGCAGGCGCGGGATGCCAGACGGGCCTTCGGGGGCAGGCCGGCCGTCGCAGCGGTGCCGGGAGGTCCGGGCGGGTTCGTCGCCGGGATGCCGGGCGTGAGTGGCCCGGTCGTGCGGCAACCGGGATTCCCGGATCCTCAGGCGGCTCCCGCCTCCGCTCCTGCCGCTGGGGTTTCCCATGCGTCGCCGGTCGTGGACGGCGACGGGTCGCCGGGGCGGCAGGCGGTTCGGCCCTCGGCGGCGCGGGAGGAGCGGACCGACCGGCCCGCGACCGGATTCGCGCCGCCCGCCTGACGCCCACCGCGGGGGGCCGGCCTCAGGCGAACGCCGACGGCGGTGATTCGAGGTGTTCCAGCTCGATGCCGGGTGCCGCGAGGACGACGTCTCCCGACAGGTGCACGGCGTGCTGTTCTCCCGTGTCCAGCGCTGTGACCTGGTACGCGTCGACGATCAGGGGGCCGTTGTCAGTGGCGTGTGTTTCTCTCGAGACCAGGGCCCAGGACTGGTCGAGGGTGCGGGGGGCGAGGACCGGGTCGGTGAAGGCGACGAGGCGTACGCGGGTGGCCGACCCGGAGGGGGTGAGGCGCAGGAGACGGGCCGTGGCGACGAGGAACGCGGGGGACGTGCCGGTGAAGGCATGGGCGTGGGCATTGCCCTCGGTGGCCTCGGTGCCCGTGGGATCGGTGCGGACCCAGGTGACGCCTTCGAGCGCGGCGCCCCGGACCTGCCAGCTCGCGGCGTGCAGTTCCAGCCGGATGGGGCGGCCCAGCTCGTCGAGAGCCAGATCGACGGAGCCGGCGTGGTCGCCGGAGGGTGCCGTCAGCTGGGAGACGTAGCGCCAGCCCGAGGGCCCCGGCGCGCAGTGGAAGTGTTCTTCGGCCAGGGGGGTGTGATCGTGCGGATCGTGGAGCGAATAACGGCCGCGTGGCATGGGCGTTCAGGTCCTCATCGGGGACAGGCCCCCGCCACGGGGGCGGGGGCCTGCTGACATCCGTACGCCGCGCGGCCGGTGCGGCCGCTCGGCGGGGGTGCTCAGTAGCGGTAGTGGTCCGACTTGTACGGGCCCTCGACCTCTACGCCGATGTAGGCGGCCTGCTCCGGGCGGAGCGTCGTGAGCTTGACGCCGAGGGCGTCGAGGTGGAGACGGGCGACCTTCTCGTCGAGGTGCTTGGGCAGCACGTAGACGTCGGTCGGGTATTCGTCGGGCTTGGTGAACAGCTCGATCTGGGCCAGCGTCTGGTCCGCGAAGGAGTTGGACATCACGAACGACGGGTGGCCGGTGGCGTTGCCCAGGTTCAGCAGGCGGCCCTCCGACAGCACGATGAGCACCTTGCCGTCGGGGAACTTCCAGGTGTGGACCTGCGGCTTGACCTCGTCCTTGACGATGCCCGGGATCTGCGCCAGGCCGGCCATGTCGATCTCGTTGTCGAAGTGACCGATGTTGCCCACGATCGCCTGGTGCTTCATCTTGGCCATGTCCGAGGCCATGATGATGTCCTTGTTACCGGTCGTGGTGACGAAGATGTCGGCCTTGTCGACGACCTCGTCGAGGGTCGTGACCTGGTAGCCGTCCATGGCCGCCTGCAGGGCGCAGATCGGGTCGATCTCGGTGATGATCACGCGGGCGCCCTGGCCGCGGAGGGACTCCGCGCAGCCCTTGCCCACGTCGCCGTAGCCGCAGACGACGGCGGTCTTGCCGCCGATCAGGACGTCGGTGGCACGGTTGATGCCGTCGATCAGGGAGTGGCGGCAGCCGTACTTGTTGTCGAACTTCGACTTGGTGACGGCGTCGTTCACGTTGATCGCCGGGAACAGGAGGGTGCCGTCGCGGTGCATCTCGTACAGACGGTGCACGCCGGTCGTGGTCTCCTCGGTCACGCCGCGGATCTCCGAGGCGAGCTGGGTCCACTTCTGCGAGCCGTCGGTGATGGTGCGGTTCAGGAGTTCGAGGATGACGCGGTGCTCGTCGGACTCGGCGGTGTCGACCGAGGGGACCTTCCCGTCCTTCTCGTACTCGACGCCCTTGTGGACGAGGAGGGTGGCGTCACCGCCGTCGTCCAGGATCATGTTCGGGCCGCCGGTGGGGGTGTTCGGCCAGGTCAGAGCCTGCTCCGTGCACCACCAGTACTCCTCCAGGGTCTCGCCCTTCCAGGCGAAGACCGGGACGCCCTGCGGGTTGTCCGGCGTGCCGTTCGGGCCGACGGCGATGGCCGCGGCGGCGTGGTCCTGGGTGGAGAAGATGTTGCAGGAGGCCCAGCGGACCTCGGCGCCGAGGGCGACGAGGGTCTCGATGAGGACGGCGGTCTGCACCGTCATGTGCAGGGAGCCGGTGACGCGGGCGCCGGCCAGGGGCTGCGTGGCCGCGTACTCCTTGCGGATCGACATCAGGCCGGGCATCTCGTGCTCGGCGAGGGTGATCTCCTTGCGGCCGAAGTCGGCCAGCGAAAGATCGGCGACCTTGAAGTCCTGTCGGTTGTCGACAGTCGTCATGGGGAGCTGCTCCTCGGGATTGTGGCGAGGTGGGTACGGCTGTTCTGCGCGACGGCGGGCACAAGGGTGCCCTCGGGCACAGGTGCGCCCGGTGCGCGCAGCTCAGTCCGTCGGAGGCCCTCTCTCCCTCGGCCGGTCCGCGGTGGGACCGCCCGACCGCCATCAGCAGCGACGTCTGGCTCAGTCACCAAGCTACACCGGTCACCCCAGGCCTCCCCAGTCCGGCTCCGGCCATAGTGTGCCTCGGAGGTTCCCAGGAAACCCCTAGCGTCTGGGTGCGCGGGCGCCGGGACATGGGCTCGCCGCGCACGTCTGCGGGGTTTCGAGGTCAGTGCTCGGCCGGACGTGCCGGGCCCCCGGGGGCCGCGTCGGGGTCCGGGCCCTTGGCCGCCTCGGCCTCGCTGTAGATGTCCGGCTCCAGGTAGATGACGCGCGCGATCGGGACGGACTCCCGGATGCGGGCCTCGGCGGCGTTGATCGCTGCGGCGACCTCGCCCGCCGTGTCGTCGTGCTGGACGGCGATCTTCGCGGCGACCAGGAGTTCCTCCGGGCCGAGGTGGAGCGTGCGCATGTGGATGATGCCGGTGACCGTGTCGCCGTCGACGATCGCGGTCTCGATCTTCTTCACGTCGTCGACGCCGGCCGCCTCGCCCAGCAGCAGGGACTTGGTCTCGGCGGCCAGGACCAGCGCGATCAGGATGAGCAGGACGCCGATGCAGAGCGTGCCGATGCCGTCCCAGAGGCCGTCGTCGGTGAGCAGGGCCAGGCCGACGCCGCCGAGGGCGAGGACCAGACCGATCAGTGCGCCGAAGTCCTCGAGGAGGACGACCGGGAGCTCGGGGGCCTTGGCGCGGCGGATGAACTGCGACCAGGACAGCTTCCCGCGCAGTTCGTTGGACTCCTTGATGGCCGTGCGGAAGGAGAAGCCCTCGGCGATGATCGCGAACACCAGGACGCCCACCGGCCAGTACCAGTGCTCGATCTCGTGCGGGTGCTTGATCTTCTCGTAGCCCTCGTAGACGGCGAACATGCCGCCGACCGAGAAGAGGACGATCGAGACGAGGAAGGCGTAGATGTAGCGTTCACGGCCGTAGCCGAAGGGGTGCTGGGGCGTCGCCTCGCGCTGGGCCTTCTTGCCGCCGATCAGGAGCAGGGCCTGGTTGCCGGAGTCGGCGATCGAGTGGACACCCTCGGCGAGCATCGAGGACGAACCGCTGAAGGCGAACGCGACGAACTTCGTTACCGCGATCGCGAGGTTTGCGCCGAGTGCCGCCACGATCGCCCTGGTGCCGCCTGAAGCGCTCATCTGCTCCTGCTGTCCCTTCGTACGCCGTCCCGGTCCCCGTCCGTACCCTCGTACCCCGGTCCGGGCTTTGCCCGCCCTTTGCGGTGGGCCATTGTTGCAGCCCGGTTCGGGGGCGGCGCGGCTGGCCACCCCGGCGACCGGGCCGGGCGGCTGCCGTCACCCCGTCAGGCGACCACTGTCGCACGGAAGATCGTGCCCGAGCCGGACACCTCGGCCTTTTCGCCGGCCGGTACGAAGACCGACCGGCCGGGGGTCAGGACCTCGCCGTCCGCGTGGACGGAACCCGCCGTGCAGAGCAGGATCTGCGGGGTCTCGCGGGTGAGGTCGTGCGGGGCGGCACCCTCCGCGAGGACGTAGCGGGAGAGGCGGAACTCGTCGATGGGGGTCGCGTAGACCTCCTCGCCGCCGGGCGACTCCTCCGGGCGCAGGACACCGGGGTCGCTCGCCTCGAAGCGGACGACGCGCAGCAGTTCGGGGACGTCGACGTGCTTGGGGGTCAGACCGCAGCGCAGGACGTTGTCGCTGTTGGCCATGATCTCGACGCCCAGGCCGTTCAGGTACGCGTGCGGGACGCCGGCGCCGAGGAACAGGGCTTCGCCGGGCTGCAGTTGGACGTAGTTGAGGAGCATCGCGGCGATGACGCCGGGGTCGCCCGGGTAGTGGTGCGCGATGTCGGCGTACGGGGCGTGGGCGCCGCCCAGGCGGTCGCAGGCGGCCGCGGCCTCGGTGACCGTGCGGGCCATGTCGTCGGGGTCCGCGCTCAGCACCGCTGTCAGGACCTCGCGCAGGGCCGCGTCCTGCGGGTGGGCGCGCAGCAGGTCGACGTACGGCTTGAGGGAGTCGACGTCCAGGGCGGCGAGGAGGGCGGCGGCCTCGTCCGGGGTGCGGAAGCCGCACAGGCCGTCGAACTCGGTGAGCGCGCAGATGAGTTCGGGTTTGTGGTTGGCGTCCTTGTAGTTGCGGTGCGGGGCGTCGATCGGGATGCCCCGGCGCTCCTCGTCCTCGAATCCCTCCCTCGCCTGTTCGAGGTTCGGGTGCACCTGGAGGGAGAGGGGGGCGCCCGCGGCGAGGATCTTCAGCAGGAACGGCAGCCGGGGGCCGAACCTGGCGACGGCCGCGCGGCCGAGCTCCTTCTCGGGGTCCTCGCCTATGACCTCGGTGAGGGGACCGCGCGCCGTGAGCGAGGGGGCGCCGGGGTGCGCGCCCATCCACATCTCCGCCTGCGGTTCACCGGTCGGCTCGACGCCGAGCAGCCGCGGTATGGCGGTGGTCGAGCCCCAGGCGTAGGGGCGGACGGTGTTGTCGAGGCGGTCCATGTGCGCTTTTCTTCTCCGTACGTACGCTGCTCTGCGGTCGTTTCCCCACCAGGTGGGCGCCCGTGGCCGTGCGCCCGGGTGGGGCGTCAGCCGGTGTGGGTCAAGGTCAGGCCCCCGAGGCGAGCGCCAGGTAAACGGCGGCGAAATCCGTGACGGCGATCAGTTCCGCGAGCGTCTCGAGGTCGCCGCCCTCCTCGGGTTCGAGCTCGCTGATCGCGGTGTCGTGGCTGAGGGCCAGCTCGCGGGCGGCGGGCGCGGCGGTGAGGCCGCCGGCCGGCCGGTCGCGCAGGAGCACCACGCGCGCGTGCAGGACCTGCTGCTCCTCGACGCGGTCGCGGAAGAAGTCGTCGGGGTCGGCGGCCGCGGCCAGTGCGCCCGAGAGCAGGACGCTGTGGGCGGCGAGCGCCTCGGGGAGTTCCGCGGCGAGCGCGGGGCGGCCCGCCAGTTCCGCGAGCGCGGCGGTGAAACGGCGGCCCGCGGGGCCCGCGGAGGTGCCCTCCGTCCAGATCACCGGGAGTGCCTCGGCCAGATCGGCGGCGAGCGTCTTGGCGGGGTTGCCGTAGGTCGCGATGGCCGGGCCGCAGCGTTCGGCCACGTGGTCGAGGCGGTCGGCGACCTTCTGCAGCGCCTCGGGCGGGGCCGAGACCAGGCCGGTGCGGTCCAGCAGGGCGAGGAGCGGGGTGAGCAGCGCCCACAGGACGCCGGGGGCGGAGGCCGCGAGGGGTGAGTTCGGCTCGTACGGGGCGGTCGCCATCGGTACGAACAGGCCGTGCGTGCCCTCCACCGCTTCGGCGATCGGGGTGCCGGTGGGGGCCACCGCGACGACGGAGCTGCCGCGCCGGTACGCCTGCTCGACCAGGAGTTCGAGTCCTGGTTCGGCGCCGTCCGGGGTGGCGATCAGCACGAGGTCCACCGGGCCGGCCCAGCCGGGCAGCTCCCAGCGCAGGGCGCCTCCCGCGGGGGCGACGCCGGTGGGGGTGAGCCGGGTGACGGGGCAGCTTGCTCCGGCGAGCGTGCCGAGCAGTTCGGCCACTCCGGTGGCCGCCAGTCCGGGGCCGGCGATCAGGACCGCGCGTGGGCGGCCGTCCGGCTTCAGGTCCGGGATCCCGGCCTCCGTGGCGTGCCGGACCGCGGTACGCACGCGGGCGCCGGCCTCGGCGGCGCCTCGGAGCAGCTCACGACGGTCGGCGCGGGCGAGCGCCTCTGGGTCGTCGAGCAGCGAGTCGTCGAGCATGGGTC
This window encodes:
- a CDS encoding RDD family protein — translated: MSELVTGEAVALELRPAKLPSRALAVLLDLVVAMAAYLVVTVALVASTAALDEAAQVAVSIASFVLLLVGGPIAVETLSHGRSLGKLAFGLRVVRDDGGPIRFRHALVRGAIGVVEILMTFGIVACIASLVSERGRRLGDVFAGTLVVRERIPAGRSAFVPPPPPWLAGRFSGLDLSAVPDGLWLAVRQYLTRMRQLDPQVGAAMAERLASDLAARTGAPAPQGVPAAAYLAAVVHERQARDARRAFGGRPAVAAVPGGPGGFVAGMPGVSGPVVRQPGFPDPQAAPASAPAAGVSHASPVVDGDGSPGRQAVRPSAAREERTDRPATGFAPPA
- the ahcY gene encoding adenosylhomocysteinase; the protein is MTTVDNRQDFKVADLSLADFGRKEITLAEHEMPGLMSIRKEYAATQPLAGARVTGSLHMTVQTAVLIETLVALGAEVRWASCNIFSTQDHAAAAIAVGPNGTPDNPQGVPVFAWKGETLEEYWWCTEQALTWPNTPTGGPNMILDDGGDATLLVHKGVEYEKDGKVPSVDTAESDEHRVILELLNRTITDGSQKWTQLASEIRGVTEETTTGVHRLYEMHRDGTLLFPAINVNDAVTKSKFDNKYGCRHSLIDGINRATDVLIGGKTAVVCGYGDVGKGCAESLRGQGARVIITEIDPICALQAAMDGYQVTTLDEVVDKADIFVTTTGNKDIIMASDMAKMKHQAIVGNIGHFDNEIDMAGLAQIPGIVKDEVKPQVHTWKFPDGKVLIVLSEGRLLNLGNATGHPSFVMSNSFADQTLAQIELFTKPDEYPTDVYVLPKHLDEKVARLHLDALGVKLTTLRPEQAAYIGVEVEGPYKSDHYRY
- a CDS encoding cation diffusion facilitator family transporter, with protein sequence MSASGGTRAIVAALGANLAIAVTKFVAFAFSGSSSMLAEGVHSIADSGNQALLLIGGKKAQREATPQHPFGYGRERYIYAFLVSIVLFSVGGMFAVYEGYEKIKHPHEIEHWYWPVGVLVFAIIAEGFSFRTAIKESNELRGKLSWSQFIRRAKAPELPVVLLEDFGALIGLVLALGGVGLALLTDDGLWDGIGTLCIGVLLILIALVLAAETKSLLLGEAAGVDDVKKIETAIVDGDTVTGIIHMRTLHLGPEELLVAAKIAVQHDDTAGEVAAAINAAEARIRESVPIARVIYLEPDIYSEAEAAKGPDPDAAPGGPARPAEH
- the manA gene encoding mannose-6-phosphate isomerase, class I, which gives rise to MDRLDNTVRPYAWGSTTAIPRLLGVEPTGEPQAEMWMGAHPGAPSLTARGPLTEVIGEDPEKELGRAAVARFGPRLPFLLKILAAGAPLSLQVHPNLEQAREGFEDEERRGIPIDAPHRNYKDANHKPELICALTEFDGLCGFRTPDEAAALLAALDVDSLKPYVDLLRAHPQDAALREVLTAVLSADPDDMARTVTEAAAACDRLGGAHAPYADIAHHYPGDPGVIAAMLLNYVQLQPGEALFLGAGVPHAYLNGLGVEIMANSDNVLRCGLTPKHVDVPELLRVVRFEASDPGVLRPEESPGGEEVYATPIDEFRLSRYVLAEGAAPHDLTRETPQILLCTAGSVHADGEVLTPGRSVFVPAGEKAEVSGSGTIFRATVVA
- a CDS encoding SIS domain-containing protein, producing MLDDSLLDDPEALARADRRELLRGAAEAGARVRTAVRHATEAGIPDLKPDGRPRAVLIAGPGLAATGVAELLGTLAGASCPVTRLTPTGVAPAGGALRWELPGWAGPVDLVLIATPDGAEPGLELLVEQAYRRGSSVVAVAPTGTPIAEAVEGTHGLFVPMATAPYEPNSPLAASAPGVLWALLTPLLALLDRTGLVSAPPEALQKVADRLDHVAERCGPAIATYGNPAKTLAADLAEALPVIWTEGTSAGPAGRRFTAALAELAGRPALAAELPEALAAHSVLLSGALAAAADPDDFFRDRVEEQQVLHARVVLLRDRPAGGLTAAPAARELALSHDTAISELEPEEGGDLETLAELIAVTDFAAVYLALASGA